In Pseudoroseomonas cervicalis, the DNA window TCGACCGGCTCGACTATGTCGCCCCGATGGCGCAGGAGCATTGCTTCGCCCTGGCGACGGAGAAGCTGCTCGGCATCGAGGCGCCGATCCGCGCGCAGTACATTCGCGTGCTGTTCGCCGAGATCAGCCGCATCCTGAACCACATCCTGAACATCACCACCTATGCGCTGGATGTGGGCGCGACGACGCCCTCGCTCTGGGGCTTCGAGCAGCGCGAGATCCTGCTGGAATTCTACGACGCCACCTCGGGCTCGCATTACCACGCGAACTACTTCCGGGCGGGCGGCGTGGCCAAGGATCTGCCGGCGGGGCTCACCGACCGCATCGCCGGCTGGGCCGAGCAATTCCCGAAATTCGTCGATGATGTGGAGCGGCTGCTGACCGGCAACCGCATCTTCAAGCAGCGCACCGTCGATATCGGCGTCATGACGGCCGAGGAGGCGATGGCCTGGGGCTTCTCCGGCCCCTGCATCCGCGCCTCGGGTTGCGCCTGGGATCTGCGCCGCAGCCAGCCCTATGACGTCTATGACCAGCTGGATTTCGAGATCCCGGTGGGCAGCCATGGCGATTGCTATGAGCGCTACCTGGTGCGCATCGCGGAGATGCGCGAGAGCCTGAAGATCATCAAGCAGTGCCTGGCGCAGATGCCGGGCGGCCCGATCAAGGTCGCCGACAGCAAGATCGCGCCGCCGAAGCGGGCGGAGATGAAGCGCTCGATGGAAGCGCTGATCCACCACTTCAAGCTGTATTCCGAGGGCTACCACGTGCCCGAGGGCTCGACCTACACGGCGGTCGAGGCGCCGAAGGGCGAGTTCGGCGTGTTCCTGGTGGCCGACGGCACCAACCGCCCCTATCGCTGCAAGATCCGCGCCCCCGGCTTCGCCCATCTGCAGGCGATGGAGAAGCTGTCCAAGGGCCACATGCTGGCCGACGCCGTGTCCGTCATCGGCAGCCTGGATATCGTGTTCGGAGAGATCGACCGGTGAGCGCCCCGCATTCGCACCACCATGAGGAGCCGGCGAGCTTCGCCTTCGACGCCGAGAGCGAGGCGCAGATCGCGAAGATCCTGAAGCGCTACCCGGAAGGCAAGCAGGCCAGCGGCGTCATCCCGCTGCTCTATGTCGCGCAGAAGCAGATGGGCCGCGCCACCGGCAGCGCCTGGGTGCCGCGGGTCGCGATGGACACCATCGCCGAGCGGCTCGGCATGGCGCCGATCCGTGTCTACGAGGTCGCCACCTTCTACTTCATGTTCAACACCAAGCCGATCGGCCGGTTCCACCTGCAGGTCTGCGGCACGACGCCCTGCTGGCTGCGCGGCTCGGACGAGGTGCTGCGGGCCTGCAAGGATGCCGGCGCGCTGTCCGGCTATGGCGACACCAGCGAGGATGGTCTGTTCACCCTGACCGAGGTGGAATGCCTCGGCGGCTGCGTGAACGCGCCCATCCTGCAGGTGGATGACGATTACTACGAAGACCTGGACTACGAGAGCACGGTCAAGCTGATCGAGGCGCTGAAGCGCGGCGAGCGGCCGCAGCCCGGCAGCGCCAAGGGCCGCCTCTGCTCCGCGCCGGAAGGCGGGGCGGAGACGCTGCTCGACATTCCGCTGATGGACGCGCCGGCCGGTGGCCGGCCGGTGAAGGAGTGAGACCATGGCGCTGAGCGACAAGGACCGCATCTTCACCAACCTCTACGGCATCCATCACTGGGGGCTGAAGGAGGCGCAGCGGCGCGGCAATTGGGACGGCACCGCCGCCATCATCGCCAAGGGGCGGGACTGGATCATCGAGGAGATGAAGCAGTCGGGCCTGCGCGGCCGTGGCGGCGCCGGCTTCCCCACCGGCATGAAGTGGAGCTTCATGCCGAAATCGAACCCGGATGGGCGTCCCTCCTACCTCGTGGTCAATTGCGACGAGTCGGAGCCTGGCACCTGCAAGGACCGCGACATCGTCCGCAACGATCCGCACACGCTGATCGAGGGTTGCCTGATCGCCGGCGTCGCCATGGGCGCGCATGCCGGCTACATCTACATCCGCGGCGAATACTATAACGAGCACCTGGTGCTGCAGGCGGCGATCGACGAGGCCTATGAGGCCGGTCTGCTCGGCGCCAATGCCGCCGGCTCGGGCTGGGATTTCGACCTCTACGTGCATCGCGGCGCCGGCGCCTATATCTGCGGCGAAGAGACGGCGCTGATCGAGAGCCTGGAGGGCAAGAAGGGCATGCCCCGGCTGAAGCCGCCCTTCCCGGCGGCGGTCGGCCTCTATGGCTGCCCGACCACGGTGAACAATGTCGAGACCATCGCGGTGGTGCCGACCATCCTGCGCCGCGGGGCTTCCTGGTTCTCCTCCTTTGGCCGGCCGCGCAATTCCGGCACCAAGGTGTTCTGCATCCAGGGCCATGTGAACAAGCCCTGCAATGTGGAAGCCGAGATGAGCATCCCGATGCGGGAGCTGATCGAGCGCTATGCCGGCGGCGTGCGCGGCGGCTGGGACAATCTGCTGGCGGTGATCCCGGGCGGGTCGTCCACCCCGCTGCTGCCCAAGCATATCTGCGACGACGTGCTGATGGATTTCGACGCGCTGCGCGAGCACAAATCCGGCCTCGGCACCGCCGGCGTGATCGTCATGGACAAGTCCACCGACATCATCAAGGCGATCGCCCGGCTGGCGCAGTTCTACAAGCATGAGAGCTGCGGCCAGTGCACCCCCTGCCGCGAGGGCATGGGCTGGCAGAAGCGCCTGATGGACCGCATGGTCGAGGGCCGCGCCGAGATCGAGGAGATCGACCTGCTGGAGGGCGTCACCCGGCAGATCGAGGGTCACACCATCTGCGCGCTGGCCGATGGCGGCGTGTGGCCGGTGCAGGGGCTGATCCGCCACTTCCGCCCGCTGATGGAAGAGCGCATCCGCCAGTACAAGCAGAAGCACAGCGGCGGCATGCCGCTGGCGGCGGAGTAAGCGGCCATGGCCAAGGTTACGATCGACGGGATCGAGGTCGAGGTCCCCAACGGCGCCACCGTGCTGCAGGCCTGCGAGGCGGCGGGGAAGGAAATTCCCCGCTTCTGCTACCATGAGCGCCTGTCGGTGGCCGGCAATTGCCGCATGTGCCTGGTCGAGGTGGAGAAGGCGCCGAAGCCCGTCGCCTCCTGCGCCTATCCGGTCGCCGATGGCATGAAGGTCTTCACGGATAGCGAGCTGGTGCGCAACGCCCGCCGCAACGTGATGGAATTCCTGCTGATCAACCATCCGCTCGACTGCCCGATCTGCGACCAGGGCGGCGAGTGCGACCTGCAGGACCAGGCGACGGCCTATGGCGGCCAGGGCGGCCGCTACCGCGAGCAGAAGCGCGCGGTGAAGGACAAGTATATGGGTCCGCTGGTCAAGACGATCATGACCCGCTGCATCCAGTGCACCCGCTGCGTGCGCTTCGCGACCGAGGTCGCGGGCGTGCCCGAGCTGGGCGCCACCGGCCGCGGCGAGGACATGCAGATCGGCACCTATGTCGAGAAGGCGCTGACCACCGAGCTGTCCGGCAATTTGATCGACATCTGCCCGGTGGGCGCGCTGACCAGCCGGCCCTACGCCTTCGTCTCCCGCCCCTGGGAGCTGCGCAAGACCGACAGCATCGATGTGCTGGACGCGGTGGGTGCGAATATCCGCATCGACACGCGCGGGCCTGAGGTGCTGCGCATCATGCCGCGCACCAATGAGGATGTGAACGAGGAGTGGATGGCCGATCGTGGCCGCTTCTCCTTCGACGGGCTGAAGCGCAAGCGGCTGGATCGTCCCTGGATCCGCGAGAACGGCAAGCTTCGCCCCGCCGGCTGGGAAGAGGCCTTCGGGGTCATCGCGGCCAAGTTCAAGAACCTGCCGGGCAACCGGCTGGGCGCCGTCGCCGGCGACCTGGTCGATGCCGAGAGCGCTTTCGCGCTGCGCGAGCTGATGGTGGGGCTGGGCTCGGCCAATCTCGATTGCCGCCAGGATGGCGCGGCGATCGACGTGTCGCGCCGCGACCACTACCTGTTCAATTCGGGCATCGCCGGCATCGACGAGGCGGATGCGCTGCTGATCATCGGCAGCAATCCGCGCCAGGAAGCCCCGGTGCTGAATGCGCGCATCCGCAGGCGCTGGGCCTCGGGCGCGCTGAAGGTGGCCTATATCGGGCCCGAGGGGCTGAACCTCACCTACAAGGCGGAGCATCTGGGGGAGGGGCCGCAGGCCCTCTCCACCCTGCTCTCCGGCACCGGTGCGTTTGCCGAGGTGCTGAAGGGCGCCAGCAAGCCGATGATCATCCTGGGCCGCGCGGCCATCGCCCGCCCGGATGGCGCGGCGGTGCTGGCCGCCGCCTGGGAGCTGGCGAAGCAGACCGGTGCGCTGACGCCGGAATGGCACGGCTTCAACCTGCTGCATCTGTTCGGCGGCCAGGTCGGCGCGCTGGAGGCCGGCTTCGTGCCCGGCCCGGGCGGGCTGGACCTCGCCGGCATGCTGGGCGGCGGAGTGGACGCGCTCTGGCTGCTGGGCGCCGACGGTTTCGACCCGGCGCTGATCCCGGCCGAGACCTTCGTGGTCTATCAGGGCCATCACGGTGACCGGGCGGCGGCGCGGGCGGATGTCATCCTCCCCGGCGCGGCCTACACCGAGAAGGAAGCGACCTACGTCAACACCGAGGGCCGCGTGCAGCGCGGCCGCCTGGCGGTGCATCCGCCGGGCGAGGCGCGGGAGGATTGGCGCATCCTGCGCGCCGCCGGCGCTGCCCTCGGCGTGGCGATGCAGTTCGACAGCCTGGAGGCGCTGCGCGAGCGGCTGGTCGCCGCCAACCCGGTCTTCGGCATGGTCGATGGCCGCATCGCCGGCGGCTGCGCCGACACCACCGGCCCCTCGGCCGGCGGGGCGAGCCTGGGCTCGGACGCCTTCACCCTGGCGCTGACCGATTACTGGCAGGCCGATCCGATCAGCCGCGCCTCGGACACCATGGCCGAGTGCAGCCGCATCTACAGCGACGCCACGCCCAAGCTGGCGGCGGAGTAAGCAGGCATGGACGCTTTCCTCGCTTCCCCGATCGGGATCCTGGCGATCACCGTCGCCCAGACCCTGGCGCTGCTGGTGCCGCTGCTGATCGGCGTCGCCTACATGACCTATGCCGAGCGCAAGATCATGGCGGCGATGCAGATGCGGAAGGGGCCGAATGTGGTGGGCCCCTTCGGCCTGCTGCAGCCCTTCGCCGACGCGCTGAAGATGCTGCTGAAGGAGACCATCATTCCTTCCGGCGCCAACCGGGCGCTGTTCATCTTCGGCCCGATGCTGACGCTGATCCTGGCGCTGATCGCCTGGGCGGTGATCCCGGTGAATGAGGGCTGGGCGATCGCCGACATCAATGTCGGTGTGCTCTACCTGCTGGCGATCTCCTCGCTCGGCGTCTATGGCATCGTCATCGCCGGCTGGGCCTCGAATTCGAAGTATGCGTTCCTCGGCGCGCTGCGCTCGGCGGCGCAGATGGTGTCCTACGAAGTCTCGATGGGCCTGGTCATCGTGACCGTGCTGCTCTGCGTGGGCAGCCTGAACCTGACGCAGATCGTGCTGGCGCAGAAGACGGTGTGGTTCGCCATCCCGCTCTTCCCGATGTTCATCATCTTCTTCATCTCGACGCTCGCCGAGACCAACCGCCCGCCCTTCGACCTGGCCGAGGGCGAGTCGGAGCTGGTGGCGGGCTTCATGGTGGAATACTCCTCCATGACCTACGCCCTGTTCTTCCTGGGCGAATACGCCAACATGATCCTCATGTCGGCGATGACCACCATCCTGTTCCTGGGTGGCTGGCTGCCGCCGATGGACATCGCGCCCTTCAACTGGGTGCCGGGGCCGATCTGGTTCATCCTGAAGATCTGCCTCTGCCTGTTCACCTTCGTCTGGGTGCGCGCGACCTTCCCGCGCTACCGCTACGACCAGCTGATGCGTCTCGGCTGGAAGGTGTTCCTGCCCTTCAGCCTGGTCTGGCTGGTGCTGACCGCCTTCGTGCTGAAGATCATGGGGTGGCTGCCGGCATGACCCGCGAAAGCTTCTTCGTGACGACCCTTGTCCAACCCGGAAGCGCGGGCTACCCCCGCGCGGCGAGGTGAGAGATGGCGACGCTGGACCGCATGGCGCGCAGCTTCCTGCTGGCCGAGCTGGCCTCGGGCATGGCGCTGACGCTCAAGTATTTCTTCGCGCCGAACAAGGGCACGATCAACTATCCCAATGAGAAGACGGCGCTGTCGCCGCGCTTCAAGGGGGAGCACGCGCTGCGCCGCTACGCCAATGGCGAAGAGCGCTGCATCGCCTGCAAGCTGTGCGAGGCCGTCTGCCCGGCGCTGGCCATTACCATCGAGGCCGAGCCGCGCGAGGATGGCAGCCGCCGCACCACGCGCTACGACATCGACATGACGAAATGCATCTATTGCGGGCTGTGCGAGGAAGCCTGCCCGGTGGATGCCATCGTCGAGGGGCCGAATTTCGAGTTCGCGACCGAGACGCGCGAGGAGCTGATCTACAACAAGGATCGGCTGCTCTCGAATGGCGACCGGTGGGAGCCGGAGATCGCCCGGCGGCTCGAGCTCGACGCCCCCTACCGTTGAATTCCGCGGCGGGGAGGGGTCCGGTCGTGTCCCTCCCCGCGGCTTTCCTTCACGGCCCCGTCCTCCTGCCAGGACGGCTCATTCGGAACGGTGCCATGATGCTGCATCTGCACGCGGGCGGGCTGCGATGATCGCCGCACTCGCCTTCTATGTCTTCGCGGCCATCCTGATCGCGTCCGCGGTCATGGTGGTGACCAGCCGGAACCCCGTGCACAGCGTGCTGTTCCTGATCCTGGCGTTCTTCAACGCCGCGGCGCTGTTCCTGATCGCGGGGGCCGAATTCCTGGCGATGATCCTGGTCATCGTCTATGTCGGCGCGGTCGCGGTCCTGTTCCTGTTCATCGTCATGATGCTGGACATCGACTTCGCGCGGCTGCGCGAGGGCTTCCAGCGCTATGCGCCGATCGGCGCGGTGATCGGGGCCATCCTCTTCCTCGAGCTGCTCTTCGTCTTCGGCTCCTGGCAGTTCGCGCCCGACGCGGCGGCGCTGCGGCTGAACCCGGCCCCCGATGCCGGGGTGAGCAACACCGAGGCGCTCGGCCTGCTGGTCTATACGGACTACGTCTTCCTGTTCCAGGTGGCGGGGCTGATCCTGCTGGTCGCGATGATCGGCGCCATCGTGCTGACGCTGCGCGACAAGCCGGCCAACAGCAAGCGCCAGGACATCGCGGTGCAGGTGGCGCGCGGCGAGGCGGTGACGATGAAGCAGGTGCCGGCGCGCGCCGGCCTCGGCCAGCTTGGCATCCTGCGGCGCCCGCTGCCGGAGGCGGAGAAGCCCAAGGCGCTGACGCATGACGGGCATGGCGCTCACGGCCACGGGGCCCATGGGCATGACGACCACCATGGCGGGGGGCACCACTGAGATGCTGAGCGTCGGCCTTGGCCATTACCTCACGGTGAGCGCGATCCTGCTCGTGCTCGGCGTGTTCGGCATCTTCCTGAACCGGAAGAACGTCATCGTCATCCTGATGGCGATCGAGCTGATCCTGCTCTCGGTGAACCTGAACCTGGTGGCCTTCTCGGCCGTGCTGCAGGACCTCACCGGTCAGGTCTTCACCATGTTCGTCCTCACGGTCGCCGCCGCCGAGGCGGCGATCGGCCTGGCCATCGTGGTCATCTATTTCCGCAACCGCGGCAGCATCGAGGTGGAGGATATCTCCACCCTGAAGGGTTAAGGCGCATGTTCGTCGGTGCCGTCTTCTTCCCGCTGCTGGGCGCGTCCATCTCCGGCTTCTTCGGCCGCTGGATCGGCGACAAGCCCGCGCAATGGGCGACCGTGATCTGCATGGCGCTGGCCGCCTTCTGCGGCCTCTCGGCCTTCGCGCAGGTCGCGCTCGGCCACGCCCCGGCCACGGTCGAGATCCTGACCTGGCTCGATGTCGGCGGGCTGCAGCTCTCCTGGGCGCTGCGCTACGACACGCTGTCGGCGATGATGGTGGGCATGGTCACGCTGATCTCGACCATGATCCACCTCTACAGCGTCGGCTACATGTCGCATGACCCGACGCAGCCGCGCTTCTTCGCCTATCTCTCGCTGTTCACCTTCATGATGCTCATGCTGGTGACGGCCGACAATCTGCTGCAGCTGTTCTTCGGCTGGGAGGGCGTGGGCCTCGCGAGCTACCTGCTGATCGGCTACTGGTACGAGAAGGAGAGCGCCAACCGCGCGGCGATGAAGGCCTTCATCGTCAACCGCGTGGGCGATCTGTTCTTCATGCTCGGCATGGCGCTGACCTTCTGGACCTTCGGCTCCATCGAGTTCAACACCATCTTCCAGGGTGTCGAGGCGGCGCGGCTTCTCACCTTCGCGGGCTTCCCCGTGCTCGAGGTGATCGCGCTGCTGTTCTTCCTGGGTGCGATGGGCAAGTCGGCGCAGATCGGCCTGCACACCTGGCTGCCGGACGCGATGGAGGGGCCGACCCCGGTCTCCGCCCTGATCCACGCGGCCACCATGGTGACGGCGGGCGTCTTCCTGATGGCGCGCATGTCGCCGCTGGTCGAATACGCGCCGAACGTGCTGGGCTTCGTCACCGTGATCGGCGCGACCACGGCGATCTTCGCCGCCTCGGTCGGCATGGTGCAGAACGACATCAAGCGGGTCATCGCCTATTCGACCTGCTCGCAGCTCGGCTACATGTTCTTCGCGGTCGGCGTCGGCGCCTATCAGGCGGCGGTGTTCCACCTCTTCACCCACGCCTTCTTCAAGGCGCTGCTGTTCCTGGGCGCGGGCTCCGTCATCCACGCCATGTCGGACGAGCAGGATATCCGCCGCATGGGCGGCATCTGGAAGAAGATCCCGGTCACCTACGCCATGTTCTGGATCGGCTCCCTGGCGCTGGCCGGCGTGCCCTTCTTCGCCGGCTACTACTCCAAGGACATGATCCTGGAGGCGGCCTTCGCCGGCCATGGCTGGACGGCGAAGTATGCCTTCATCATGGGCATGGCCGCGGCCTTCCTGACCGCCTTCTACTCCTGGCGGCTGATCATCATGACCTTCCACGGCACGCCGCGCGCCGACCATCACACGATGGAGCATGTGCATGAGAGCCCGGCGGTCATGCTGATCCCGCTCTTCGTGCTGGCGCTGGGCGCGCTGTTCACGGGTGCCTATTTCTACGACAACTTCGTCGGCCATCACTGGGCGGAGTTCTGGAACGGCGCCATCGTCAACGCGCCGCACAACCACATCATGCACGAGGCGCATGAGGTGCCGTCCTGGGTGCCGCTGGCGCCAACGGTGGCCGGCATCCTGGGCATCGCCCTGGCCTATGTGTTCTACATGTTCGCCCCCGGCATCCCGGGGCGGATCGCGGCGGCGGTGCCGGGTCTGTACCGCTTCCTGCTGAACAAGTGGTATTTCGACGAGCTGTATGACCGGCTCTTCGTCCGCCCCGCGCGCTGCCTGGCGCAGCTGCTGTGGAAGGTGGGCGATGTGAAGATCATCGACGGCATGCCGAACGGCGCCGCCAGCCTCACCGCGCAGGCCTCCGGCCGGGTGGTGAAGCTGCAATCGGGGCGGGTGGCGAACTACGCCTTCGCGATGATCATCGGGCTTGTCCTCTTCGTCTCCATCTTCCTCTTTGGGGTCGGCCGATGAACGCCGCGGGTTTCCCCCTGCTGTCGCTGCTCACCTTCCTGCCGCTGGTGGGCGCGGCCATCATCCTGTTCGTGCGGGGGGAGGAGGCGGCGATCGCCTCCAACGCCCGCTGGACGGCGCTGTGGACCAGCCTGATCACCTTCGGCCTGTCGCTGATCCTGTGGTTCCAGTTCGACAAGTCGACGGCGGATTTCCAGTTCGTTGAGCAGCTGGACTGGATGCCGCAATTCGGCCTCGGCTACCACATGGGCGTCGACGGCATCTCGGTGCTGTTCGTGCTGCTCTCGACCGCCCTGGTGCCGCTCTGCATCCTCGCCTCCTGGGAGGCGGTGCAGAGCCGGGTGCGCGAATACATGATCGCCTTCCTGGTCCTCGAGACGATGATGGTCGGCATGTTCAGCACGCTGGACATGGTGCTGTTCTACATCTTCTTCGAGGGCGTGCTGATCCCGATGTTCCTGATCATCGGGGTGTGGGGCGGGGCGCGGCGCGTCTATGCCGCCTACAAGCTGTTCCTCTACACGCTGCTCGGCTCGCTGCTGATGCTGCTGGCGATGCTGCTGCTCTGGTACCAGGCCGGCACCAGCTACATCCCGGCGCTGTTCGAGCTGCGCATCCCCGAGCATGTGCAGACCTGGCTGTTCCTGGCCTTCCTCGCCTCCTTCGCCGTGAAGGTGCCGATGTGGCCGGTGCACACCTGGCTGCCGGACGCGCATGTCGAGGCGCCGACCGCGGGCTCGGTCATCCTGGCCGGCGTGCTGCTGAAGATGGGCGCCTATGGCTTCCTGCGCTTCTCGCTGCCGCTGCTGCCACAGGCGACCGAGTTCTTCGCGCCGCTGATCTTCGCGCTCTCGGTCATCGCCGTGGTCTACACCTCGCTGGTGGCGCTGGCGCAGGAGGACATGAAGAAGCTGATCGCCTATTCCTCGGTCGCCCATATGGGCATCGTGACGATCGGCATCTTCACCCTGAACCATCAGGGCATCTCCGGCGCCATCTTCCAGATGCTGAGCCATGGCGTGGTCTCCGGCGCGCTCTTCCTCTGCGTCGGCGTGCTGTATGACCGCGTCCACAGCCGCGAGATCCTGCGCTATGGCGGCGTCGCCAAGGTGATGCCCTCCTACGCCATGGTGTTCATGCTGTTCACCATGGGCTCGGTCGCGCTGCCCGGCACCGCCGGCTTCCCGGGCGAGTTCCTGGTGATCGTCGGCGCCTGGAACGCCAATCCCTGGGTGGCGCTGGGCGCCGGCCTCGGCATGATCCTGGGCGCGGGCTACATGCTCTACCTCTATCGCCGCGTCATCTTCAGCAAGATCACGCGCGAGGACCTGAAGGCGCTGCTGGATCTCAGCCCGCGCGAATACGTCACCTTCGCGCCGCTGATCCTGCTGACGCTGTGGATGGGGATCTATCCCTCCTCCTTCCTCTCCTTCTTCGAGGCCAGCGTCGCGGCGCTCGTCACGCGGCATGAAGCCGCGATGGCGCTGCCGCGCCTGGCCGGGATGTGACGGGCATGAACTGGACCCTCATCCTCCCCGAGCTGGCGCTGTCGCTGGTCGGGCTGGTCGCCCTGGTGGCGGGCGTGCTGCCGAAGCGCGACACCCACCAGGCCATCAACATGGCGGTGCTGGGCGGGCTGCTGCTCGCCGGCGTGCTGGTGATGATGCAGCCCGAGGGCGTGGCCTTCGCCGGGCAGTATGTCTCCGACGCCTTCACCCGCTTCATGAAGCTGCTGGTGGTGGCGGGCGCCGCGCTCGGCCTGCTGCTGGCGATGGACTGGAACGTGAAGGAGGGCCTGGCCCGCTTCGAGTTCCCGCTGCTGCTGCTGTTCAGCACCGTCGGCATGATGGTGATGATCTCGGCCAACGACCTGATCGCGCTCTATATGGGGCTCGAGCTGCTGTCGCTGTCGCTCTACGTGATCGCAGCCTTCAACCGCGACAGCGAGCGTTCGGCCGAGGCGGGGCTGAAGTATTTCGTGCTGGGCTCGCTGGCCTCGGGCCTGCTGCTCTACGGCTCCAGCCTGATCTATGGCTTCTCCGGCTCGACCAATTTCGACCGCATCGCCGATGCGCTGGGGGCGACCGATGGCGCGCCCTTCGGCCTCGTCGTGGGTCTGGTCTTCGTGCTGGCGGCGCTGGCCTTCAAGGTCTCGGCCGTGCCGTTCCACATGTGGACGCCGGATGTGTATGAGGGCGCGCCGACCCCGGTGACGGCCTTCTTCGCCTCCGCCCCCAAGGTCGCGGCCATCGCGCTGCTGACCCGCGTGGCGGCCGGGCCCTTCGGCGACCTGATCGGCCAGTGGCAGCAGGTGATCATCCTGACCTCGCTGGGCTCGATGATCCTGGGCGCGCTGGCGGCGATCGGGCAGAAGAACATCAAGCGGCTGATGGCCTATTCCTCCATCGGCCATGTCGGCTACGCGCTGATGGGCCTGGCCGTCGGCAGCGAGCTCGGCCTGCGCGGGTTGCTGCTCTACATGGCGATCTACCTCTTCACCAATGTCGGCGCCTTTGCCGTGCTGGTGGCGATGCGGCGCAAGGGCCGCGCGCTGGAGGGGATCGACGACCTGGCCGGCCTCGGCAAGTCGGATCCGGCGATGGCGCTGGCCATGGCGCTGTTCATGCTGTCCATGGCGGGCATCCCGCCGCTGGCCGGCTTCTTCGGCAAGCTCTACGTCTTCCTGGCCGCGGTGCAGGGCGGGTTCTGGACGCTGGCGGTGATCGGCGTGCTGACCTCCGCCGTCTCGGCCTACTATTATCTGCGCGTGATCAAGGTGATGTATTTCGACGCCGGCGAGGCGCTGGACCCGCGTCCGGCCAGCCTGTCGGTGGTCCTGGCCGGCACGGGCCTGTTCACCACCTTCTTCTTCCTGTTCCCGGCGCCGTTCCTGGCCGCCGCGCAGGCCGCCGTCGCCGCGCTGATGGGCTGAGAGAGACCCCGTCTCCCTCCGCCCGCGGCAGCCTGATAGAAAAAGATGGGGGTCCGGGGGAATTCCTTCCCCCGGACTCTTTTTTGTTGGGACCGCGATGACCTGGCGCCTGTCGATCCATGACGAGCTTCCCAGCACCCAGGATCTGGTGCTGACCGCCGCCCAGGATGGAGAGGCGGGGGGCCTGGCCGTGCTGGCCCGCCGGCAGAGCGCCGGCCGCGGCACGCAGGGCCGCCCCTGGCGCTCCCCCCAGGGCAATCTCTTTCTGTC includes these proteins:
- the nuoL gene encoding NADH-quinone oxidoreductase subunit L; this translates as MFVGAVFFPLLGASISGFFGRWIGDKPAQWATVICMALAAFCGLSAFAQVALGHAPATVEILTWLDVGGLQLSWALRYDTLSAMMVGMVTLISTMIHLYSVGYMSHDPTQPRFFAYLSLFTFMMLMLVTADNLLQLFFGWEGVGLASYLLIGYWYEKESANRAAMKAFIVNRVGDLFFMLGMALTFWTFGSIEFNTIFQGVEAARLLTFAGFPVLEVIALLFFLGAMGKSAQIGLHTWLPDAMEGPTPVSALIHAATMVTAGVFLMARMSPLVEYAPNVLGFVTVIGATTAIFAASVGMVQNDIKRVIAYSTCSQLGYMFFAVGVGAYQAAVFHLFTHAFFKALLFLGAGSVIHAMSDEQDIRRMGGIWKKIPVTYAMFWIGSLALAGVPFFAGYYSKDMILEAAFAGHGWTAKYAFIMGMAAAFLTAFYSWRLIIMTFHGTPRADHHTMEHVHESPAVMLIPLFVLALGALFTGAYFYDNFVGHHWAEFWNGAIVNAPHNHIMHEAHEVPSWVPLAPTVAGILGIALAYVFYMFAPGIPGRIAAAVPGLYRFLLNKWYFDELYDRLFVRPARCLAQLLWKVGDVKIIDGMPNGAASLTAQASGRVVKLQSGRVANYAFAMIIGLVLFVSIFLFGVGR
- a CDS encoding NADH-quinone oxidoreductase subunit M, which codes for MNAAGFPLLSLLTFLPLVGAAIILFVRGEEAAIASNARWTALWTSLITFGLSLILWFQFDKSTADFQFVEQLDWMPQFGLGYHMGVDGISVLFVLLSTALVPLCILASWEAVQSRVREYMIAFLVLETMMVGMFSTLDMVLFYIFFEGVLIPMFLIIGVWGGARRVYAAYKLFLYTLLGSLLMLLAMLLLWYQAGTSYIPALFELRIPEHVQTWLFLAFLASFAVKVPMWPVHTWLPDAHVEAPTAGSVILAGVLLKMGAYGFLRFSLPLLPQATEFFAPLIFALSVIAVVYTSLVALAQEDMKKLIAYSSVAHMGIVTIGIFTLNHQGISGAIFQMLSHGVVSGALFLCVGVLYDRVHSREILRYGGVAKVMPSYAMVFMLFTMGSVALPGTAGFPGEFLVIVGAWNANPWVALGAGLGMILGAGYMLYLYRRVIFSKITREDLKALLDLSPREYVTFAPLILLTLWMGIYPSSFLSFFEASVAALVTRHEAAMALPRLAGM
- the nuoN gene encoding NADH-quinone oxidoreductase subunit NuoN yields the protein MNWTLILPELALSLVGLVALVAGVLPKRDTHQAINMAVLGGLLLAGVLVMMQPEGVAFAGQYVSDAFTRFMKLLVVAGAALGLLLAMDWNVKEGLARFEFPLLLLFSTVGMMVMISANDLIALYMGLELLSLSLYVIAAFNRDSERSAEAGLKYFVLGSLASGLLLYGSSLIYGFSGSTNFDRIADALGATDGAPFGLVVGLVFVLAALAFKVSAVPFHMWTPDVYEGAPTPVTAFFASAPKVAAIALLTRVAAGPFGDLIGQWQQVIILTSLGSMILGALAAIGQKNIKRLMAYSSIGHVGYALMGLAVGSELGLRGLLLYMAIYLFTNVGAFAVLVAMRRKGRALEGIDDLAGLGKSDPAMALAMALFMLSMAGIPPLAGFFGKLYVFLAAVQGGFWTLAVIGVLTSAVSAYYYLRVIKVMYFDAGEALDPRPASLSVVLAGTGLFTTFFFLFPAPFLAAAQAAVAALMG